The bacterium genome segment CCGTATCCGAGGCGGTTCAGCCCGTGAAAGCGGAATGAAAAAAAAGGAGGCGCGTCCCGCCGGACCGCGCACCCCGCGGGGTAGGTCGCACCTCGTCCGAGCCGAGGTCGTCTCCCGACGGGCGCTCTCGACGGGGGTGACGGAGCTGGTGCTCCGGACCGACCCGCCAGTGGACGCGGCGCCCGGCCAGTTCGTCGAGGTGGACTGCCGGGGGGCCGGGGTTCTCCTGCGGCGCCCCTTCTCCGTTGCCGGAATGGGGACCGACGGGTCGCTCTCGCTGGTGGTGCGCGCGGTCGGGCCGGGAACGTCCTGGCTGGCGGAGCGAAGGCCCGGCGACTCCCTGGATCTCCTCGCGCCGTGCGGCAAGGCCCGCCGGCTCGACGCCCGGGACCGACGCCTGCTCCTCGTCGGGGGGGGCATCGGCACCCCGCCGCTCTACCGTTTCGCCGAGGCCTATCGCGCCGAAGCGGAGGCCGTCGAGCTTTTCGCGGGAGCCGCTCGGGGGGAGGAGGTCCGCGGCTATCTCTGTGCCGCTCCCGTCGGCATCGTCGCCTCGGCCGCCAGCGAGGACGGCGGCGAGGGTCTCTGCGGCCTGGTGACCGCAGTCCTCGAAGCGCGGCTCAAAGAGGTCCTTTTCGACAAAAAAACGCCGATGGTAGTCGCCTGCGGCCCGGAGACGATGCTGGAGTGCGTCGCCGGGCTCTGCGGCGCCCACGGCGTCGAGTGTTGGGTGCTCCTCGAGGCGCTGATGGCCTGCGGGACCGGGCTCTGCCGGGGCTGCGCCGTCCCCGCGGCGGAAGGCGGCTACCTCCTGGTATGCCAGGACGGCCCGCTCTTCGACGCCCGCGAGCTGGCCTGGCCGCTCCCGTCCACGCCCCGGCCGCTCCGGCTGGAAGTCGAGTCCACGCCCCCGGCGCCCGAATCTTCCCTGAAGACGCGGCTCGGCCCTCTGACGCTCGACACGCCGATTCTCGTCGCCTCGGGCACCGCCGGTTACGGCACCGAGCTCGACCGCCTGGGCGGCCTGGAGGGCGTCGGCGCCTTGGTCACCAAGACGGTGACCCGGGAGCCCCGGGCGGGCAACCCCCCGCCGCGCATCGCCGAGACCCCGGCCGGGATGCTCAACTCCATCGGCCTGGCCAACGTCGGCCTGGAGCGCTTCCTGGCGGAAATACTGCCGGAGACCCTCGGGCTGGGCCTCCCGGTGATGGTCAACATCGGCGGGTCCACCGAGGATGAGTACGTGGAGGTGGCCGGTCGTCTGGCCGCCGTCAAAGGAATCTTCGCCCTGGAGCTCAACGTGAGCTGCCCCAACGTGAGCCGGGGCGGGCTCCAGTTCGGCACCGAGCCGACCATCCTCCGTAATTTGACGAAGAGGGTGAAGGAGGCCGCCGGCGGGCTGCCGCTCTTCGTGAA includes the following:
- a CDS encoding dihydroorotate dehydrogenase; the protein is MKKKEARPAGPRTPRGRSHLVRAEVVSRRALSTGVTELVLRTDPPVDAAPGQFVEVDCRGAGVLLRRPFSVAGMGTDGSLSLVVRAVGPGTSWLAERRPGDSLDLLAPCGKARRLDARDRRLLLVGGGIGTPPLYRFAEAYRAEAEAVELFAGAARGEEVRGYLCAAPVGIVASAASEDGGEGLCGLVTAVLEARLKEVLFDKKTPMVVACGPETMLECVAGLCGAHGVECWVLLEALMACGTGLCRGCAVPAAEGGYLLVCQDGPLFDARELAWPLPSTPRPLRLEVESTPPAPESSLKTRLGPLTLDTPILVASGTAGYGTELDRLGGLEGVGALVTKTVTREPRAGNPPPRIAETPAGMLNSIGLANVGLERFLAEILPETLGLGLPVMVNIGGSTEDEYVEVAGRLAAVKGIFALELNVSCPNVSRGGLQFGTEPTILRNLTKRVKEAAGGLPLFVKLTPNVTDVTLPAGAALEGGADGLTLINTVLGMVVDVGRSKPVIARGVGGLSGPAIRPVAVRMIAQVRAAFPDAPIIGTGGIENWHDAAEHIIAGANAVSLGTVNFYQPHAARTIALGLRRLLARRGMAHLGELTGSLKI